CCCGGCATCTGCACGATGGAGAGGAGCGAGTCCAACCCCTTAAGGGCCCGCGACTCCACGGGTACCCCCAGAACGGGCAGGGTGGTCTTGGCCGCGACCATGCCCGGCAGGTGGGCCGCCCCGCCCGCTCCCGCGATGATCACCTCGAGGCCGCGGGACTCCGCGGTCTCGGCGTACTCGAAGAGCAGATCCGGCGTGCGGTGCGCGGAAACCACCCGCACCTCGTGGGGCACCCCGAGCCGCTCCAGCACCTCGACCGCGTGCCGCATCGTCTCCCAGTCCGATCGTGAACCCATGATTACGCCAACGAGAGGCCGCATCGTACCGGATTCTACCAAGGTCCCCCTGGGCCCCAGACGCCGGTCACCGCGTGGGCCCCAAGAGGTACCGGAGGCCCGGCTCGAGGCCTTGCTTCCAGGTCACCCAGTTATGCCCGCTGGGGCGCTCGTGGTAGGCGTGGGGGTAGGCCTTGTCGAAGAGCATCCCGGCAAACCGACGGTTCGCGCCCAACAGCCACTCGATCACGCCGGTCTCCACGTAAAAGCGCAGGGG
This region of Marinithermus hydrothermalis DSM 14884 genomic DNA includes:
- the purE gene encoding 5-(carboxyamino)imidazole ribonucleotide mutase yields the protein MRPLVGVIMGSRSDWETMRHAVEVLERLGVPHEVRVVSAHRTPDLLFEYAETAESRGLEVIIAGAGGAAHLPGMVAAKTTLPVLGVPVESRALKGLDSLLSIVQMPGGVPVGTLAIGPSGAKNAGLLAAAILANKYPQIKQALKAFRKEQTADVLAHPDPREGRP